The following DNA comes from Hyphococcus flavus.
GCAATTGCCCGCCAGGCAATAGAACCGCGCCTTCCAGCGGAAACAGCGGCAACGTTTCGGGCGTTGCGCTTCGGCGCCGCGCGCGTGCCGCCTCCATTATGAGAACAGCACCGACGACAGTTTTCGCCGGCCTCGCACCGTGGCTGGGTGAGTTTGTCCGAGCGCATCAAAAACCGTCAACAGCTTCTTGCGCGCGGCTTCTTCGTTCCACTCCCGGTCACGCTCTATGATCGCCAGCAGCGTGTCCACCGCTTCTTCCATGGCGCCGGCGCTTAGCTGCGCCCCGGCAAGATCGAAACGCGCTTCCAGGTTCTCTGGTTCTGATGCAACTTTTGCCTCCAGCGCGGCGACATCGCCGCTATTGCCGCTTTCCGCCAAGGATAGAGCCGCTGCAACACTGGAAAGTTCCGGATCGCTCTGCTTGTCAGCAGGCGCCAGCGCCAAGGTCTGCTTCGCCTGCTCTGCATCACCGAGCGCCAGATGGCAGCGCGCAAGCCCGGCGATCGCCGCAATGTTTTCAGGGTCAGTCTGCACGCCTTGCGCAAAAAGCTGCGCCGCAGCCGTCACGTCGCCATTAGCCAACGCCGCAGCGCCAAGCTCTGCGTAATTGTCCTGCGCCGCCTCCTCTTGACCGGGAACGCCAGCCGAGCTCGCAGCCTGCACGAGACGGTCAATAAAATCCTTGATTTCACTTTCCGGCACCGCGCCCTGAAATCCATCTACAGGACGGCCCTGGAAAAACGCGTACACCGTCGGGATCGACTGAATACGCAACTGCGAGGCAAGCATCTGGTTCTTGTCTATATCGATTTTGACGAGACGCACCTTGCCGCCCGCCGCCTTCACCGCCTTTTCCAGCGCTGGCGCAAGCTGCTTGCAGGGCTGGCACCAGTCAGCCCAGAAATCCACAACTACCGGCGTCGTCATCGACGCTGACAGTACATCAGCTTCAAAAGTCTCAATCGTGGCGTCCTTGATCAGATCGCCATTATCCGCATCGCCTGTCGGCAGGCCATTGGCGCCGAGTATCTCGCTCATGCCGAAATCTCCGTCATTTCGCTCCCATAAATGAGGGCCCGCGCCGCGAAACGCAACCGTTCAGGACGCCAGCGGGGCCTCAAGATCAATGATCTGCGCCTCGAAACCGCATGCTGACACGAATGCCTTGAGGTCGGACGGCGCGATCGCGGTCGAAGCGGTGTTTTCAAGGGGATGAAACCAGACCGGATCACAGGCCAGGAGCGCTGTGTCGAGGATTACGGAGGAAAGCGCCGCCGCGCTTTTATTGATCAGCGTAAAAGGTGTCACCGCGCCGGGAATGACCCCGAGGGTTTCAGTCATCAACGCCGGCTTGCCGAACGACAACCGCCCCTTCGCGCCGATCCGCTTGCCAAGGCCGACAAGATCGACGCGTGTCTCCCCCAGCGCCACGGCAAGAAAGAGCGATCCTTTTTTGTCTTTCAAAAACAGATTTTTCGAGTGCCCGCCGGCCCATTGGCGTTTCAGCGCCCGGCCCTGCTCAACCGTAAAAATCGCCTCATGTTCGACCGTCTTGTGGGTGATATTCAACCTGTCGAGGAAAGCAAAAAGGTCTTCCCGGCTCGCAGCGTCAGGGGCCGGTTGCGGCGCATCGGCGCTCTCTTCGGTCATGGGTTAACGCTCCGGCCAGCCAGGATGGTTAAGGCGAAATCTTCCGCTTGCAATAGCGCAATCCCTCGTGCATATAGCGGCCCCTGCCGGTCATCAACTACCGGCGGAATAGTGAGCGGGCGTAGCTCAGGGGTAGAGCGAAACCTTGCCAAGGTTTAGGTCGTGCGTTCGAATCGCATCGCCCGCTCCAATTTTCTTCAGGACATTTGTTCAGTGTTTCGTTGGCGGTCTGCCCGTGGTTTCAAGGGGCACGCCCGCCGGTCCGATCGACGCATAGTCCGTCGTCTTGCCGCCTGTCCCGGACCCCGATCCGGGGTTCGTCACGTCGTCCATAAAGAGTGAGGCGGATCTGAATGATTGGTGTGGGACCCCATCATTCAAACCGAACACCTCGTGTTAAAGCTGTATTCAACATGGAAGAGGCGTGGCAATCGAACTCCGCATAGTTCGAATTTTGACTAGACTACTATAACCAAGCGACAGTTTTGTATTTTAAAGCTGAAAATGCTCGCTGCTGATCTTGGGTAGGAAATGCCCATCCATATACTGACAGCGACGCCAGAATATCTCCGCCTACTATTTCCAACGAACCACGGCCCGCTAACAACCTTATACCTGTTGTAATTATATACCCCGCTTCATGAATAGTTAAACGTTCAGCACCCTGAATGTTTATTTTTTTAAATGGAAGTTTCTTTTCTTTTTCCAACGTAACATCTGTTAGAGATAACGTCAGTATATCAATTTCGAAGCAACCTCCGAAATTAGTAGGTGTCGATTGCACTAGCAGCCTATTTGGAAAACCAAAATCAAAGATAAGGCTATCTATTTTGTTGTGATTTAATCGTCTTTCAGCGAGCCCAACCAGCGGATTATCAAAAAGCTTGGTTAGTGCGACAGAATTTTCACCAATTGCTTTAATCAGTTCCACCATGAGGACTCGCTCCATTTATAGCGTATGGCGCTAACGCTTGATGCGTCCTATCTTGCTTGCCGAAAAGTGAGATAAGTTTGATAAAAATCAAATAAGTAATCTGGGACGGTCTGGCGTTCAATTTGAAAATATTGCTCTTTAATTGACTCATCGGCGAAATAAGAATCCTCCATAAGATCAATCATGCGATTTAATATTCGCTTGATGCTATCTGACAACTTGTTCGCTTCGATAGCTTTTCTGGCAGTTTCCATACGCACCTTCATATCGTCAGGTTTAGTCAACTTGTGCGGCGCCGTAAATCCAACAATTTGTATTATGAGAAATATTAAAACACTTTCTCGCTTCTTGATTTTTCCAGCGCGCACATCATCTACTAATTTGAACATAAACCTATTCATGTCTTGCATCTCTTTTTCTTTATTCCCCTTGAGGTCGGCAACCCACAAAGCCTTTCCTAGTTCGCAAGCTTCAATTGCTAACTGTTCGTATTTATTGTTGGTATTCGTCATGATTTTACAAGTTGCTTAATTTAAGCCTTCTGGTTGGGCTGGCAGAGTTACCCCTTCAAACATCAAATAAATGACTCCCAAACCATTTCCGTATGTTTATTGCTGCGAGAGCCCTCCTGACTTTGCTCGTTCTTTTCTTCATCGCTCGTCCCTTTCTCAATTTCACCACTTCTTGTTTCTGTTGAAACACCTGGGATTGGATGCAGCTTAACATCCCCACAGGACGGCGCTGCTCCTGCAGGGCTTCCTTCACCAGCCAATCCTTTACGGCCAGCGCTATCATTGAATATGAATTTGTCGATAGCTACAGCCGCTGATCCTATAATCAATGCGGCTTTTCAATTGCCGTTGCCGCCGACGCAACAGCATCACCACATGCAGGGTTCAGACAAGCCGCTAAGACCGCAATTTCCCTGTTGGGATCCGTCATTTTCACCGGATCGTTAGCGACGCAAGCGTAAAGGTTCAGTCGGTCCTGATAATCGATTGGATCGGTTAAGTAGAACCTACGATCAGCGTGTCATAGTAAGGGGCCTTTATGTGTCGGCTTGAGTGCGCCCAGCGTGGCGAGCCATTTTATCGGGCCCCCAACCCCGATGTGCATGCATCCCTCACCCGTCATCAGGGCTGAACTTTACCGCAGCTTGTTGCCGTCCAGATCCCAAATTTCGACAGACTCCAGCCCAAGCGAGCGTAACGGCTGTTCGATCTCATCAAGATCGCCGACAACAATCCAGGTAAAAGTCGCTGGCTGAAAGACCTGACGCGCCGCCGCCTCAATGTCGCTGAGGGCAAGGCTTTCAAACTGCTGTTTCAGCGTCGCAGGATAATCCAGCGGCCTGCCATAACGCAGGCTGGAAAGCATGGATGACATGACCGCTCCGCCAGTTTCATAGTTGCCGGGCAATGATTTGACATTCAGCGCCACGACATCGCTCAACTCTTCGCCCGTCGCCGGCGCGCTCGTCAGGAACCGCCCGATCTCATTGCGCATTTCAGTAAGCGCTTCGGCTGTCTTGTCCGTCTGAACCGGCGCATAGGCGATCACCGGGCGCTGCCCCTTGGCGCCGACAAGAAAAGTAAAGGCGCCATAGGCCCAGCTTTTATCCTCGCGCAAATTCATGTTGATGCGGGACGTAAACTGGCCGCCGAGAATATCGTTCATCGCCGTGATGGCGGGATCATTTGGCGCAGACGAAGACGGCGCCAGTCTGCCGCCCATGATGATTGATTGCGGCGATCCCGGCTTGTCGATCAAGATAAGCCGGTTGTTAGTTGCATTCGCGACATTCGCAATCGCCTTTTCCGGCACGTCAGTCGTCGACGCCCACCTTCTCAGCGCCCTTTCAAGTTCAGGCTTG
Coding sequences within:
- a CDS encoding thioredoxin family protein, which encodes MSEILGANGLPTGDADNGDLIKDATIETFEADVLSASMTTPVVVDFWADWCQPCKQLAPALEKAVKAAGGKVRLVKIDIDKNQMLASQLRIQSIPTVYAFFQGRPVDGFQGAVPESEIKDFIDRLVQAASSAGVPGQEEAAQDNYAELGAAALANGDVTAAAQLFAQGVQTDPENIAAIAGLARCHLALGDAEQAKQTLALAPADKQSDPELSSVAAALSLAESGNSGDVAALEAKVASEPENLEARFDLAGAQLSAGAMEEAVDTLLAIIERDREWNEEAARKKLLTVFDALGQTHPATVRGRRKLSSVLFS
- a CDS encoding prolyl-tRNA synthetase associated domain-containing protein, encoding MTEESADAPQPAPDAASREDLFAFLDRLNITHKTVEHEAIFTVEQGRALKRQWAGGHSKNLFLKDKKGSLFLAVALGETRVDLVGLGKRIGAKGRLSFGKPALMTETLGVIPGAVTPFTLINKSAAALSSVILDTALLACDPVWFHPLENTASTAIAPSDLKAFVSACGFEAQIIDLEAPLAS